The DNA segment AAAAAAATTAAATTCAAGCCCTAAAGATAATTCTTTTACACTATTCTCAAACTCATAGCCTCTTTGTTTTCGTCCAGACACATCGGAATCGATGTCGTTAGAGCTTATTTTACCATAGGTATAAGATATTCTCCATGAGTGTCTTGGGCTTCGGTTCCATTTGTACATTAAACCTAATGCCGCATCACTTGGAGCAATATAGTCTGTAGGACCAACATCGCCAATGTAATTACTGCCGCCAACAAATACACCAAACTCGTGTATTTGAGCTTTCGTTTTTACGCTCATCAAGATTAATACTATTACAAAAAAAATCCGGTTCATTCGTTCAAAATTGGGTGCAAATATAACAATATAGATTTCTAAAATCCCTTACATTAATCATTTTACGTTCATATATAGATATTTTAGCAAAATAATACAGTCTTGAAAACGAAAGAAGAGGCGGTGTAGTATATATATAGGGCAAAAATCTTGGTTTAATTTCTTTTGTCTTCGCCCCATAAAAGTTTTTTGCGAAGCGTATCGAGGAATTTTTCTTGCGGAAATTCTACCAAATGAATTTTAAAATCTGTTTTTTTGATGCAAAGTTTGGTTTCTACATCTATAGCTATTATTCTAGAATCGAGCGATACTAAATGTTGTTCTTCTCGGCTAGAGACTATTAATTCTATATCGGTGTCGTCGGGTATTACAAGCGGACGCGCATTAAGGTTGTGGGGTGCAATAGGGGTAACTACTAAGCTATTTACATCTGGTGTAAGTATTGGTCCGCCACAACTAAGTGAGTAGCCTGTAGAGCCTGTGGGGGTAGATATTATAAGTCCGTCTGCCCAATAGGAGTTTAAGTAGTCACCATTAAGTCGGGTTTCTATGGTTATCATAGAGGTAGTATCTTTACGGCTAACGGTAACTTCATTAAGGGCATAATCAAGATCTTCTAATTCTTTATCTTTCCCTTCATAATTTAGTGAGAGTAATGTTCTTGACGATATTTTATACTCTTTTGTAAAAATAAGCGGTAGTAGTTTTTCTATATCTTCTTGTTGTACGGTGGCAAGAAAACCGAGTCTCCCTGCATTAATACCCAGTATAGGTATGTTTTTGTCTCTCACAAAGGTAGCTGCTCTTAGCATAGTGCCATCGCCACCAATACTTATAAACATATCAAAACCAGATTCTAGTTCTTTATGAGATGCAAAAGTAGGATAGGTAATGTTTAGAAAGTTGTTTTCTATAAGTACATTGTAGAAATTAGTTTCAAAGGCAATTTCTGCATTGTGGTTATTTAAAACCTCTAGCACCTTTATTATAATATCTTCGGTATTATCTTTATAATATTGTCCGTAAACAGCAATTTTCATATATGATAATTAAATATTCAGGTATTTGTCCAAATAGTCGCTTCGATCTTTTAATGTGTTCAGGTAGGTGTCTTCCTGATGTTCAGATATAATTTCATAATTATACCTCCTGAAGGTTTGTATAATTTCGCTAAGACCTCCCATGTTTATTTTTAGCGTTATTTGTACTTTTTCAAGATTAGCTTCAGAGATAAAAAGTCCTAGTAATTTGCCATTGTTGCTTTCTACAATTTGTGCAGCTTCGCTCATGCTATATTCTAGCATGTTTTTTTCTACTACCAATATGCCACCATTTTCTTTTAGAAAAGGCGTTTCGTGAAAGAAACGTATTATGTCGCCTATTTCATAATAGCCTAAATAAGTATTGTTGTTATCTAGTATAGGCATAATGTTGGTTTCGTTTTTAGCGAAAGCCTCTAGCACATCGAGCCAAATGGTGGTGTCTCTAACAAAAAAGCGACCGAAAGAAAAACGATTTTCATCTATTTTTTTCTCAATATCCATTAGCTCGGTATCCTCTGCATTAGCAGCGCCTATGTATACATTATTCTCTATGACAGGAAAATGCGAAAATGGATACTCGGCAAATAAATCTTGCGCAGTAGCGATAGTATCGTTTGTGCGCAAAGGTTTTATGTCGTTATTGATAAAATCTGTAATATCAATCATGCAGGCAATGATTTTATTTATGCAAAATAATCAAAAAATAAGGATATTCTGCCTTTTTAAGTTTGTATTTTTGTAAGGCAAAACACATTTAACAAAGATATGGCAAAACTTAGTGTAAACATAAATAAAATAGCCACGTTACGTAACTCTAGAGGTGGTAATGTACCCGATTTATTAAAAGTAGCTGCCGATGTACAGCAGTTTGGTGCACAGGGGATAACGATTCACCCAAGACCAGACGAAAGACATATTCGTTATCAAGATGCGCGCGATCTTGTACCAGTAGTATATACTGAATATAATATTGAAGGAAACCCTGTAAAGAAGTTTATCGATTTAGTGCTTGAAACTAAGCCAACACAAGTAACACTTGTACCTGATGCAGATGATGCTATAACAAGTAATGCAGGGTGGGATACCATTAAAAATAAAGTTTTTTTACAAGAGGTTATACAGGAGTTTAAACAAAACGGTATACGTACTTCTATATTTGTAGATCCTGTGCCAGAAATGGTAGAAGGAGCAAAGGTTACAGGTGCCGATAGGATAGAGCTTTATACCGAAGCATTTGCACACCAATATGGTTTAGGTAATAAAGACGGTATTAAGCCGTATGTTGAAGCATCTAAAATAGCGAATCAGCTTGAGTTAGGGATAAATGCAGGGCATGATTTAAGTCTTGATAATATAAAATATTTTGCAGCAAATATTCCAGGATTATTAGAGGTTTCTATAGGACACGCTTTGATAGCCGAATCGTTATATTTAGGTTTAGAGAATGTAGTGAATATGTATTTGCAAAAAATGAAATAGAATATGCTTGAATCAAGAATAGAAGGAACAGGAAAACCATTTGTGATAATGCATGGTTTTTTAGGAATGTCAGACAATTGGAAAACTCTTTCAGGCGATTATGCTGAGAAAGGTTATGAGGTGCATGCTTTAGATATGCGAAATCATGGTAAAAGCTTCCACTCGGAAGAGTTTAATTATGATGCTATGAAGCAGGATGTGTACGAGTACTGCGAAGGGCATAATTTAGACAAGATAGACTTGATGGGGCACTCTATGGGTGGTAAGGTGGCTATGTTTTTTGCCATGGCATACCCTGAAAAGCTCAACAAGCTTATAATAGCCGATATTGGTACTAAATATTACAGACCACATCATCAAGAGATATTAGCAGGACTTGCAGCTGTCGATTTTTCTCAAAAACCTTCGCGTAGCGATGTAGAGGAGGTGCTTAAAGGGTATGTGCCCGATTTTGGTACACGTCAGTTTTTAATGAAAAGCCTGTATTGGAAAACCAAAGGGCAGCTTGCCTTTAGGTTTAACCTTGATGTATTTACCAAAAACCCTGACACTATAGGTGAGGCAGTACCCGAGAGTGCTGTTTATAATGGTGATACACTTTTCCTGAGAGGGGAAAACTCAAGTTACATACGCGATAAAGATATTGATGGTATTAAAAAGCACTTTCCGAATGCCGAGATAGTGACTATAAAAAATGCAAGCCACTGGTTACATGCCGAAAATCCGAAAGATTTTCTTGCAGCAACATTGGCGTTTCTTGCTTAATGTTAGTCGTTATTGGTTGTAAATAAAGAGGGGAGTGCCGTGTTTTTTAACCCTTGTTGTATAAAGAGCCATAAAAAGTTAAAAACCGATTTGTTTTTTACCCGTTCGACAGCAACATCAGTATTTTTCATAGTGTTGTTGCTGTTGTTTTTTATAATTAGGTTACCAAATATAGATAGTAGTTCGTTTTTATCATTACTATCTTTTTTGAGTATTTCAACTTTTAAGTTGTCATAATGTATAGCAAAAGTACCTGTTGATTTTTCTCGATTCCCGTTAAATGTAAAATCTACTTTATTAATATTGCCCGATGTTTTGGCATTCATTAGTCCTTTTGTTACAGCATTAAGTTTTGTAGCATCTAGCTTTTGTAGTTTTCCTTGTATAGTAAAAGCATCTGATGCATCGGTGATGTTAAAAAACCAATGCACTTGTAAAGGGGCTTGTTTCATAAACAGAGCTTGTACATCTATTGTGGTATCGGGTATTTCTTTTTTACCCACAGGGCTATAAAGGTTGTATATGCTTGCATCAAAATTAGAAAAAGAAACTTTTCCAGATGGTTTGTCATAGCTTAGTTGCTCTTCATAAACTATCGTTGATTTTTTTAGAGTTAGAGTATCTACTTTTAAGTCAAAATCAAGCTCACGAAGCATTTGGCTATACAGTTTTTTTGTTTTTAAGTCATCTTTTACCATTTTACCACGGTATATATTTGCGTCTACCTCTTCAATGTTTAGTCTAGGGATGTGTACAAATAGTGTGTCGCTGTTGTAACCCCAGTCATTTTCAGGGATATCAATTTTAGCAGCTGTTATGGTAAACTGATCACGCTCTACAGGTATACTGTTGTTAAACTGAGTTCTGTTTTGTTGCGGAATAAGTTTAAAATCGGATGCAGAAAAAACACCTTCATTATTCTCTATATGCGCAAGGGTTATAGTGTAGAACTTATTTACTTTGTATAGTAGGCTATCGCAGCTAAAGCTGTAATTCTTGTACCTTACGGGTATCTCTTTAGTAACAGAGGCGCTGTCTATTGTAGTGTTAGTTATTTTAAAATTTATATTGCTTGCTGTTACAGTAACATTTTGCAAAGAGTCTAGTATGCGTAGTTTTCCTTTTTTTATCGTTATTCTTTGAGTAGTAATGGTGTTTTTTAAAGGTTTTATAAAGCTATCTTGAGTAGCGTGTTTTTTTTGTTTATGATATAATATTACTTCAGGACTGTCTATAGTTATGCTTTTAACTTTAATGTGGTTTTGCCATAATAGTGCCCATAGGTTAAATTGTTCGACCTCTATCTGTTTTATTTTCCCAAAAGTGCCTTTGTTCTTTGTGCTCAAACTGTCCTTAGGTGCAAGGTAAGCGTTGTGTATCGTGAAACTTCCTGAAATGAGGCGTACATCGATGTCATCATAGTTTATGTTGTATGGGAAATCTTTTTCAGATTGTAGAATTTTGGGTAATTTTTGTGTCACCCAATAACTTATACCAAAGTTTATAAGTAATAATAGTACAGTAATAGAGGCTACTATAATAGCGGTTTTCTTTAAAAAATGCATTTTTTGTATTTTACTATCAGAAAGGTACATATTATATCTTCAATTGGTTAGTATTTAAGTTTTTATTAGTAAATCATGTAAGGTTGTTGTTTTTGTAGATTTGACTAATGTGTTAGATTAAATCAATATTTTAACAGTAATACTTGTGAATTGTGTAATTTATGATTTATTGTTTTAGATAATAAATATTATGATTGCATAATAAATTGTCTAAAAATATTGTATAATTCATATTTTATGCTAATTTTGAAATAAGATTATGAAATGAAAAACTAACACATTTTTATGACAATGAGAAAACTATTATCTTTAACAATTGCGGCTTTAACAGCTTCCTCAGCTTTTGCAGGAGGATATCGTGTAGCCCTACAAGGACAAAAGCAGTTGGCCATGGGGCATACTGGGGTAGCTGTTGTAAACAGTGCCGAAGTGTTGTTCTTTAACCCTTCGGGTATGGCATTCCTTGAAGACCGTTTTAATGTATCGGTTGGTGCCAATGCGCTTTTTGCTCGTACTAAATTCCAGAACGAAACGTATAACTGGAAATCTTCTACCGAGAACTTCGGAACACCATTTAGTGTCTATGCATCATACAGAGTAAACGATTGGCTATCGGCAGGTATTGCTGTATATACCCCTTATGGTAGCTCAGTAGAATGGGATGAAGACTGGGATGGTTCACACTTAGTAAACAATATAGATTTACAAGCTATATATGTACAACCCTCTATATCTGTAAAGATAAGCGATAAGCTTAGTGTAGGTGGTGGTCCTATATATGTAAGTGGTAGTGTAAACTTTAACAGGAATCTTACACGAAGCCTTACTAACGAAGCGGGAGAAAGATCTGATCTTACTATTGATGCATCGGGTGTAACAGCTTGGGGATGGACAGCAGGTTTTATGTTTAAGCCTGTAGATAAGTTAATGCTTGGATTTAACTATCGTTCTGAAATTACTATGGAGGCACGCGATGGCGATGCTACTTTTAATGACCTTCCTGCTTTTGCACAAGGTACATATGCTAACACCACTTTTAATGCCGATCTTCCGCTTCCTGCTGAAGTTTCAGTAGGATTCTCTTATGAACTGACTGATAAATGGCTTGTTGCTGTAGATTATAACCGTGCTTACTGGCATGCTTATGAGTCACTAGATGTTAGCTTTGGCAATGGTACACCAACATCGGTAAATCCTCGTAACTATAAAGATGCAAGTACTTATAGAGTGGGAACACAATATATACCTAATGAGAAATTTGCTTTTCGTGCAGGTTGGTACTTTGATGAAAGCCCTGTACAAGATGGTTATTTTGCTCCTGAAACGCCAAGAAACGATTCTATGGGCTTTACAGGTGGTTTAACATACCAAATTAATAAAAAATTAGGTGTTGACTTTTCGTTCCTTTACCTTCACTTTGATGAAGTTGACAATTCATACGATCACTACTCAGAGGGTACACAAGATGATGTTTCTTTTGGTGGTACGTATAAAAATGTGGTATTCTCTCCGGGCGTTGGTTTAACATACAGTTTCTAAAAAAAAGATGAAGATGAAAAATAAATTTATATGCTTATCCGTACTGGCATTTATGTTTGCCGGTTGCGAACCAGAATTTGAAAATGAAGTAACCAATGGTAGCTATAATTCGGGCGATGCCGATTTTACGTCCTATGTTGCAATAGGTAATTCGCTTACTGCAGGTTATATGGATGGTAGTATGTCGCGCGTAGGGCAGTCATACTCTTTCCCGAACCTAATGGCGCAGCAGTTTGCTGTAGCAGGTGGTGGTGCATTTACACAACCCTCTTATGAAGAGGATGTAAATAACCTTGGAGGTATAAGTGGTATTTATAGCACAAGATTAATTATTGATGCTTCTGCAGGTGGTCCTGAACCTATAGCAGGCACATCTACCATAACATTAACACCACAAGCAACTGCTTATAATAATATGGGGGTTCCTGGTGCAAAATCATTTCACCTTTTAGCTCCTGGCTATGGTAATGCTGCGGGCTTAGAGTTTGGATTGGCTAATCCATATTTTGTTCGTCATGCTACATCAGCTACAGCTACAGTGTTAGGTGATGCTATGTCTAAAAACCCAACGTTTTTTACAAACTGGATAGGTAGTAACGATGTTTTGGCTTTTGCTACATCGGGTGGTTTAGGTGTTAATCAGCTTGGAAATTTTGACCCTACGACTTATGGCTTTAATGATATTACCGATCCTACAGTATTTGCGGGTGTATATTCGCAAATAACCACTACACTTATGTCTGGTGGTGCAAAAGGTGTTGTTGCTACAATACCAGATGTTACTTCTATTCCGTTTTTTACAACAGTGCCCTATAACCCTGTTACACCAGCGCTTTTAGGTGATGGAGATGTTGCTGTAGGGCAGGCTACTATAGAAGGGCTTAATGCTCAACTTTATGGTCCTATAGTACAAATTTTGGCTGCTCTAGGGCAGTCTGATAGAATTTCACTATTATCTACAGTAGGGACTAGTCCTTTACTTATAGTAGATGAGTCGTTAACAGATCTTTCTGCACAGTTAACAGGTGCATTAATTCAGGGAGGCTTTTCTAACGAGTTGGCACAATTTGTAGGTTCAGTATATGGACAGGCAAGGCAAGCTACTTCAAGTGATTTGGTTCTATTAAGTACGCGTTCGGTTATTGGTTCAGCTCCTGCAGGTGCTCCTGCTCCGTTTAATGTTTTTGGTATAACTTATCCGTTACAAGATCAGCATGTACTTACGGCTAGTGAAGCTGCTATGGTTGCAGAGGCTACGGCAAGTTTTAATCAAACTATAAGGGGTATAGCACAAGCTAATGATCTTGCTGTTGCCGATATGAATGCTATAATGACACAGCTTGTTAGTGGTTTAAGAACTGAGGATGGGCAGCTTTATACTGCCGATTATTTTAGTACTTCGACCATTAGTACAGTGTTGTTTTCACTTGATGGGGTACACCCAAATGCGAGAGGGTATGCTTTAGTGGCTAACGAAATTATAAAAGTTATAAACGATTATTATAATGCCAAGTTGCCACAAATAAATGCAGGTAATTTCCCTTCTGCAACAGTTTTACCTACTAATTAAGAGTTAAAGTCTATAATAAATTAAAAAAAGCACCCTGATTTTGGGGTGCTTTTTTTAATTTTACAAAACACACTTTTATATATAAAAAAATGAATACGATTATAAAAATATTTTTTACTACTGTTTTTGTACTGTTATTATCCTATTTATTACATGGTGTAGCTGTTACAGGCTGGATGGCAGCTTTATTAGTAGCACTTGTTTTAGGTTTGCTAAATATTTTTGTAAAACCAATACTTGTGCTTTTTACATTGCCTGCCACCATACTAACACTTGGGTTATTCTTGCTGGTAATAAATGCTATTATCATAATGCTTTGCGATACTTTAGTTCCTGGTTTTGCTGTAAACAGTTTTTGGAGCGCGCTACTGTTTAGTATTGTGCTTTCTTTTTGCCAGTCATTAGTATCAGGGATGTCTGATAGAGAAAAATCCTAAAGCGCAATGCACTAATGCGGTAGTAACAATACAATAAATGTAAAAACTTGGATGGCTTGTAAAAATATTATAATTTTGCAAGCCATAATTTTATGGTATTTAAACAATTTTAGATAATGAACATTACGAGAGAGCAGATAGATGCACTAAACGCAGTTGTTACAGTAGCTATAACTAAAGACGATTATAAGCCACAAGTAGATAAAGTTTTACAGGATTACAGAAAAAACGCTAATATTCCTGGTTTTAGGAAAGGTGCTGTACCTATGAGCCTTATAGAAAAACAATATGGCAAAGCTGTATTGCTTGAGGAAGTAAACAAAGTACTTCAATCTTCATTAAATAAATATATATCTGAAGAGAAACTAGATATACTAGGTAACCCGTTACCTAAGGTTACTGAAGATTTTGATTGGGATACTGATGATTATGCTTTTGAATTTGAGCTTGGTCTTGTTCCTGAGTTTACTGTAGATCTTGCTGCAAAAAACAAGATTGTAAAATATACTATAGTTGCTGATGATGCAATGCTTGATGAGCAAGTAGAGCGTATACAGAAACAATATGGTAAACTTGTTCCTAAAGATAAAGTAGCAGAAGGTGATGATATGCGTGGCATTTTCTCTAATGAAGAGAAAGGTATTAATAATGAAGTAACTATTAATACAGCGGCATTTAAAACTAAAACCGTTGCAAAGAAATTTATTGGTAAAAAAGTAGGTGATGTAGTTACTGTTTCTACAAAAGGACTTTTTGATGACGACCATAAACTAATGGAGCACCTTAAAGTAGAGCATGACGATGTACATGGTCTTGAAATTGATGTAAACTTTACTATAGAAGAAATAAATACTACAGAGCCAGCAGAGCTTAACCAAGAGTTATTTGATAAACTTTTTGGAGAAGGTAATGTAACATCTGTAGAAGGAGTTAAAGAGAAAATAAAACAAGATGCTGAACAACAATTTGTACAGCAATCAGATCAAAAATTCCTTAACGATGTTACCGAATCGCTTTTAGGTAGTACTAAATTTGATCTTCCTACTGAGTTCCTTAAAAAATGGATACAAACTGTAGGAGAAACTCCTTTAACTGCTGAACAAGCAGAAGAAGAGTATGCAAAATCAGAAAATGGTTTACGTTATCAACTTATTGAGGGTAAAATTGTAAACGATAACAAGCTTCAAATTAATTTTGAAGACCTTAAAGCTTATGCTACTGAGATTATTAAAAAGCAAATGGCACAGTTTGGGCAAATGAACCCTACTGATGAGGATGTTGAAAATATAGTAGCACGAGTGCTTTCTGACCAAGAAGAGGTTAAAAGGCTTTCAGATCAGGTTATGAGCGAAAAAATGCTTAACCTGTTTAAAGAAAACGTGAAATACAAAACAAAAGAAGTTACTTACCAAGATTTCG comes from the Flavobacterium arcticum genome and includes:
- a CDS encoding NAD kinase, with translation MKIAVYGQYYKDNTEDIIIKVLEVLNNHNAEIAFETNFYNVLIENNFLNITYPTFASHKELESGFDMFISIGGDGTMLRAATFVRDKNIPILGINAGRLGFLATVQQEDIEKLLPLIFTKEYKISSRTLLSLNYEGKDKELEDLDYALNEVTVSRKDTTSMITIETRLNGDYLNSYWADGLIISTPTGSTGYSLSCGGPILTPDVNSLVVTPIAPHNLNARPLVIPDDTDIELIVSSREEQHLVSLDSRIIAIDVETKLCIKKTDFKIHLVEFPQEKFLDTLRKKLLWGEDKRN
- a CDS encoding CBS domain-containing protein, translated to MIDITDFINNDIKPLRTNDTIATAQDLFAEYPFSHFPVIENNVYIGAANAEDTELMDIEKKIDENRFSFGRFFVRDTTIWLDVLEAFAKNETNIMPILDNNNTYLGYYEIGDIIRFFHETPFLKENGGILVVEKNMLEYSMSEAAQIVESNNGKLLGLFISEANLEKVQITLKINMGGLSEIIQTFRRYNYEIISEHQEDTYLNTLKDRSDYLDKYLNI
- a CDS encoding pyridoxine 5'-phosphate synthase; translated protein: MAKLSVNINKIATLRNSRGGNVPDLLKVAADVQQFGAQGITIHPRPDERHIRYQDARDLVPVVYTEYNIEGNPVKKFIDLVLETKPTQVTLVPDADDAITSNAGWDTIKNKVFLQEVIQEFKQNGIRTSIFVDPVPEMVEGAKVTGADRIELYTEAFAHQYGLGNKDGIKPYVEASKIANQLELGINAGHDLSLDNIKYFAANIPGLLEVSIGHALIAESLYLGLENVVNMYLQKMK
- a CDS encoding alpha/beta fold hydrolase — protein: MLESRIEGTGKPFVIMHGFLGMSDNWKTLSGDYAEKGYEVHALDMRNHGKSFHSEEFNYDAMKQDVYEYCEGHNLDKIDLMGHSMGGKVAMFFAMAYPEKLNKLIIADIGTKYYRPHHQEILAGLAAVDFSQKPSRSDVEEVLKGYVPDFGTRQFLMKSLYWKTKGQLAFRFNLDVFTKNPDTIGEAVPESAVYNGDTLFLRGENSSYIRDKDIDGIKKHFPNAEIVTIKNASHWLHAENPKDFLAATLAFLA
- a CDS encoding AsmA family protein; translation: MHFLKKTAIIVASITVLLLLINFGISYWVTQKLPKILQSEKDFPYNINYDDIDVRLISGSFTIHNAYLAPKDSLSTKNKGTFGKIKQIEVEQFNLWALLWQNHIKVKSITIDSPEVILYHKQKKHATQDSFIKPLKNTITTQRITIKKGKLRILDSLQNVTVTASNINFKITNTTIDSASVTKEIPVRYKNYSFSCDSLLYKVNKFYTITLAHIENNEGVFSASDFKLIPQQNRTQFNNSIPVERDQFTITAAKIDIPENDWGYNSDTLFVHIPRLNIEEVDANIYRGKMVKDDLKTKKLYSQMLRELDFDLKVDTLTLKKSTIVYEEQLSYDKPSGKVSFSNFDASIYNLYSPVGKKEIPDTTIDVQALFMKQAPLQVHWFFNITDASDAFTIQGKLQKLDATKLNAVTKGLMNAKTSGNINKVDFTFNGNREKSTGTFAIHYDNLKVEILKKDSNDKNELLSIFGNLIIKNNSNNTMKNTDVAVERVKNKSVFNFLWLFIQQGLKNTALPSLFTTNND
- a CDS encoding OmpP1/FadL family transporter, with product MRKLLSLTIAALTASSAFAGGYRVALQGQKQLAMGHTGVAVVNSAEVLFFNPSGMAFLEDRFNVSVGANALFARTKFQNETYNWKSSTENFGTPFSVYASYRVNDWLSAGIAVYTPYGSSVEWDEDWDGSHLVNNIDLQAIYVQPSISVKISDKLSVGGGPIYVSGSVNFNRNLTRSLTNEAGERSDLTIDASGVTAWGWTAGFMFKPVDKLMLGFNYRSEITMEARDGDATFNDLPAFAQGTYANTTFNADLPLPAEVSVGFSYELTDKWLVAVDYNRAYWHAYESLDVSFGNGTPTSVNPRNYKDASTYRVGTQYIPNEKFAFRAGWYFDESPVQDGYFAPETPRNDSMGFTGGLTYQINKKLGVDFSFLYLHFDEVDNSYDHYSEGTQDDVSFGGTYKNVVFSPGVGLTYSF
- a CDS encoding SGNH/GDSL hydrolase family protein; translated protein: MKNKFICLSVLAFMFAGCEPEFENEVTNGSYNSGDADFTSYVAIGNSLTAGYMDGSMSRVGQSYSFPNLMAQQFAVAGGGAFTQPSYEEDVNNLGGISGIYSTRLIIDASAGGPEPIAGTSTITLTPQATAYNNMGVPGAKSFHLLAPGYGNAAGLEFGLANPYFVRHATSATATVLGDAMSKNPTFFTNWIGSNDVLAFATSGGLGVNQLGNFDPTTYGFNDITDPTVFAGVYSQITTTLMSGGAKGVVATIPDVTSIPFFTTVPYNPVTPALLGDGDVAVGQATIEGLNAQLYGPIVQILAALGQSDRISLLSTVGTSPLLIVDESLTDLSAQLTGALIQGGFSNELAQFVGSVYGQARQATSSDLVLLSTRSVIGSAPAGAPAPFNVFGITYPLQDQHVLTASEAAMVAEATASFNQTIRGIAQANDLAVADMNAIMTQLVSGLRTEDGQLYTADYFSTSTISTVLFSLDGVHPNARGYALVANEIIKVINDYYNAKLPQINAGNFPSATVLPTN
- a CDS encoding phage holin family protein; amino-acid sequence: MNTIIKIFFTTVFVLLLSYLLHGVAVTGWMAALLVALVLGLLNIFVKPILVLFTLPATILTLGLFLLVINAIIIMLCDTLVPGFAVNSFWSALLFSIVLSFCQSLVSGMSDREKS
- the tig gene encoding trigger factor codes for the protein MNITREQIDALNAVVTVAITKDDYKPQVDKVLQDYRKNANIPGFRKGAVPMSLIEKQYGKAVLLEEVNKVLQSSLNKYISEEKLDILGNPLPKVTEDFDWDTDDYAFEFELGLVPEFTVDLAAKNKIVKYTIVADDAMLDEQVERIQKQYGKLVPKDKVAEGDDMRGIFSNEEKGINNEVTINTAAFKTKTVAKKFIGKKVGDVVTVSTKGLFDDDHKLMEHLKVEHDDVHGLEIDVNFTIEEINTTEPAELNQELFDKLFGEGNVTSVEGVKEKIKQDAEQQFVQQSDQKFLNDVTESLLGSTKFDLPTEFLKKWIQTVGETPLTAEQAEEEYAKSENGLRYQLIEGKIVNDNKLQINFEDLKAYATEIIKKQMAQFGQMNPTDEDVENIVARVLSDQEEVKRLSDQVMSEKMLNLFKENVKYKTKEVTYQDFVKEMYGE